The genomic window CCTATGAGCCATTACAGCGACTGGTACAAGGTAGCAGAAGCCCAGGGAAGTATTGTTTGTTGGGACGAGGCGCAAATGGCATTTAGTAACCGGAAATGGAGCAAATACGGAAATTCTCTTGCTACGGAATTACTAATGTATACCAGGAAAATGCAATCTATACAAATCTATTGCAGCCCGTCTATAAAGAATGTTGATAGTAGAATACGGGACATTGTAGAGGTATTAATAACTACCCGAAAAATAGGAGATAAAGGTTTTCAATTACATTTTATGGACTACCAGACAGGGCAGTTCATGCATACGCAATTTATACCAATGTTTAAGGCAAAAAAAGTATTTAAAAAGAATCTCTATGACACTTTTAATATGGTACAGGGTTTTCCTTTACCAACCACAGAGCAGCAAGGGAAAGAGTTTTTCGAGACATTGAACGATATACACGACAAAGCCAGGGGGAAAAAGAAATGGATTATGCAGACGTCTCACTAATACCGAGCGGTTACAAGGACAAAGACCCACGAAGGCTGCCTTTTCTTTACCCGGAAACCCTAAACATTGTTAGCTATGCAAAAAAGGCGCAAACCTTTTATTTTTATCAATCGTTAGAGGTTGCTGAAGATTTAGCCAAGCGCCAGGGTTTTATATTGCTTCCCTGGTCATGTATTCATTGGCAAAGGGCAAAGCATTACGGGATAGATCGAAAGGTTAAGATCGGCAGGAAGTCATTTTTTCTTATGAAACCGGACGAATTGACCAAAGGAGAAAAGCGCAAGCTGCAAGAATAC from Virgibacillus sp. SK37 includes these protein-coding regions:
- a CDS encoding ATPase, translating into MHHMFIQGGLGAGKTFLMSLLAHHWKEKTERQGGKVELFSNYDLYDSYPMSHYSDWYKVAEAQGSIVCWDEAQMAFSNRKWSKYGNSLATELLMYTRKMQSIQIYCSPSIKNVDSRIRDIVEVLITTRKIGDKGFQLHFMDYQTGQFMHTQFIPMFKAKKVFKKNLYDTFNMVQGFPLPTTEQQGKEFFETLNDIHDKARGKKKWIMQTSH